AGGGAAAGGATGGAGAGATATTGGATTTTGGACAGCACAAAATGAACTCTCGCAGCAATTAAATAAAACCAGACGGGCAACAACACATCTAAATCCAGTTATCTGGCCAGGAGAGTCCATAGAAGTACCCCGAGGTTTTGAGATTCCTATAAGCGGGAAGAAACTTCAAGTTGGTGTGTGCACAAGTGGATATCCAGAATTTGTGAAGGTCGAAAAGGATCATATCACAGGTGCAACTAAAGCAATCGGTTTTTCAGTGGATGTATTTGAAGAGGCAGTTAAGAGACTTCCTTATGCAGTCCCTTATGAATATGTACTATTTAGTACCAAGGATGACGGAAGTATGGAAGATTACAATGATTTTGTCTACCAAGTTTATCTTAAGGTATGAAAGATTTCAAGTCCTATGTATTCCCAACTTGATTTTCTTTAGTTATTAGTAACAGTTAAGGCCTTGAAGCATGAAACCAAACTTGCACACATACATCTTGAGGTACGAAAGATTTCAAGTCATGTGTATTTCCTACTTGATTTTCTTTAGTTAGTATAAACAGTTGAGGCCTACCCAACTTGTTTGGGATAAAAGGCTTCGTAAGTAAGTAAGTAAGTAAGTAAGTATAAACAGTTGAGGCCTTGAAGCATAAAGGTGAACTTTTTCCTACTATAAAGGTTAACTTGCACACATGCCATTTAAAAAAGGTTTCCACACAATACTATAAAGTATAAACCCATTGTTGTCATCCTTCTTCACTACTTTTGAGGACGTTTTCATTCCCAAAAAAAAAGGGCCCTGTTCATATATGCTAGTCTCATCGTCTATTTATAGTAGTTCTCATTAGCAACCAACCTAAGCATGTGAATGATTTTTGCAGTATGCAGAACCAGTTATGGACTTATGGTAGTAATAAACTTTGAATACCAAGGGAAACCCCTATTGGATGGCAGAAGATAGTATAGACAATTAATTTACTGAGTGCCAACCTTATTTAGTTTTCCATATTCCAAAATTCTTTTTTTAACCAGGCATATTTCAAATTATTTTCTATCTGCTCAGCTAATgattcttttttttggccttcaCAGAAATATGATATAGTAATTGGAGATATAACAATAAGGTATAACAGAACATTCTACGCTGACTTCACTCTGCCATACACAGAATCAGGAATAGCAATGGTCGTTCCAGTCAGGGATAGCATAAACAAGAATACATGGATTTTCTTGAAGCCGCTAGAACCTGGAATGTGGTTTGGAAGCATCGTATTCTTTATCTACACTGGTGTGGTCGTATTAATATTGGAGTTTCTAGGCAATAACGAGAACGTCCGTGGACCAATTCCCAGACAGTTGGGGATTATGATCTTTTTCTCCATATTTGAAGAGAGTTGAGTACACTTACCGTGATAAATCCATTTCCCATGTTGGTGCATAAAATAGAGCATTTAGTATCAAGCTAAGAGATCTGAATGGGAAGACGGTTATAGAAGCCTGATGTAACTAAAACAGCTCCACAATTAACAAATGGAGAATGCATCAGAAATTTCTCAAAACACATTTGGGTAACATTGCATTTCTAAAAATGTGATAGCTCATTACAACACTGTAGTAGATATTACTAGATATTTCATATGCACTAAATAGAGGAGAACAAAGTAATTATCATATACTTTTAACAAAATTATTATGATATCTATGTTGTGGTTTTCAACTTCAGCCTCGAGCTGGCAAAAGTATAACTAAAATTTATTTTCTCGTAACTTTTGCAGAAGAGCTTGTGCAACGCTTTCTGTCCCGGATAGTTTTGATCATTTGGTTGGTTTTCCTGATGGTACTTACATCAAGTTACACTGCAAGCTTGACATCAATGCTAACTGTACAGCAGCTTCAGCCAACTGTAACAGATGTGCATGAGCTCCTAAAAAGTGGAGAATATGTAGGATATCATCGTGGCTCCTACGTCAAGGGACTTTTGGAAGAACTTGGTTTTGACAGGTCGAAGATCAAGCCCTATAATTCCCCTGATGATTTTCACAATGCACTTTCAAGAGGAAGCAACAATGGTGGTATTGCTGCACTTGTGCATGAGGTTCCATACATTAAACTATTTCTGGCAAATCACTGCAAAGGGTACACTATGGTGGGACCAATTTATAAAGCTGCAGGTTTTGGATATGTAAGTTGCACTGCATTAAATGCGCTTTCGCACAATGTCCTTCTAGAAAAAGTAAACCTAAGTTAACCAATTTGTTTCCCCAGATAAAAATTAATGCCGGCTAGCAATCACGTCAGATACGTTTGAACATCCTATAATCATGTTGGTCTAAAATAAGCTACAAAATTATTATGCCTATGCCTAATAATAAACTTGCGTAGCCAGATGGATTACTGAAATGTTCTTTCACTAGCGTTGATACTAAGTCCAACTATGCTTGTAAGTTATACTTTTACTTGCATCAGACAAGACAAGATACGGTGGTGTCTGTTCTCCATTTGGTAAATGAATCAATAACGTGGTCATATTTCTTACACAGGCATTATCAAAGGGAAATCCCTTGATTGGAGACATCTCCAAGGCAATCCTCAACGTAACTGGGGGTGATACTATGATTCAGATTGAGAAGAAATGGATTGGAGATCGAAACAATTGCCAGAACTTGGGCCCAGTAACTGGTTCAAGCAGACTCACATTTGCCAACTTCAGGGGATTATTTATCCTTACTGGAGTTGCTTCAACTTCTTCCCTTTTGATAGCATTGATAATTTATTTCTACAAAAAGAAGCACAAGTCAACAGAGATTGTGTTAGACAATGAGAATCGACCAGAAGAAAGTGGAATAAATGAGGAAAATAGTGAGGCCCAAGAAGTAAATCAAGGAGGAGATGAACAAAATACACAGCAAGCAAGCCAGGGTGAAAGTGGGCTAGAAGAACAAAGCAGTTTAGAAGTGGTATCTGAGACAACTGACAGACAAGCATTGTTATGCCCAACAATGGGCCAACTGTCGTTTTCAGGGGTAAAATAGAAAAAAATACTAGCCTGTAAGTGGAACTCATCTGACGTTCAGCACATTTTTAGCTCCCTGTTATCTCAGCGAGCTCCCTAAGCTAATATGTTCAACCCTGGAAATTAGCATTCTTGAGCTACATGTGTAATATAAATAGTCATTTGTGCCAGGGTTTAAACTTGTAAACAATTA
This window of the Triticum urartu cultivar G1812 unplaced genomic scaffold, Tu2.1 TuUngrouped_contig_6923, whole genome shotgun sequence genome carries:
- the LOC125531271 gene encoding glutamate receptor 2.8-like, whose amino-acid sequence is KGWRDIGFWTAQNELSQQLNKTRRATTHLNPVIWPGESIEVPRGFEIPISGKKLQVGVCTSGYPEFVKVEKDHITGATKAIGFSVDVFEEAVKRLPYAVPYEYVLFSTKDDGSMEDYNDFVYQVYLKKYDIVIGDITIRYNRTFYADFTLPYTESGIAMVVPVRDSINKNTWIFLKPLEPGMWFGSIVFFIYTGVVVLILEFLGNNENVRGPIPRQLGIMIFFSIFEEKELVQRFLSRIVLIIWLVFLMVLTSSYTASLTSMLTVQQLQPTVTDVHELLKSGEYVGYHRGSYVKGLLEELGFDRSKIKPYNSPDDFHNALSRGSNNGGIAALVHEVPYIKLFLANHCKGYTMVGPIYKAAGFGYALSKGNPLIGDISKAILNVTGGDTMIQIEKKWIGDRNNCQNLGPVTGSSRLTFANFRGLFILTGVASTSSLLIALIIYFYKKKHKSTEIVLDNENRPEESGINEENSEAQEVNQGGDEQNTQQASQGESGLEEQSSLEVVSETTDRQALLCPTMGQLSFSGVK